GCTCCAGGCATTCCGGACTGCGACAAAGTGTGAATTCAGGGTGTTCGTGGCCGTCCGGGACACTGAGGCGAAGCCGCGGAGCTTGCCCGGGTCAGCCGAGGTGGTTCCGCTTCCTGGTCCGCCGGCGAACCGGGGCCGGTCCCGCGGAGAAAACACAGCTGAAACAGCCGGTGCAGGGACCGGCGTTCTCTCGGGCATCGGGTCCAGGACCATGGTGGCGACTGTCACTGACGTTTTCGCGATGTTCCCGGAGAGCAGGTGCTGTTTACGGATATTGTCGCGTTGCTGCCAGGCATCCATGTTCTTTTGCCGGGCTTTCTCTTGCTGGGCCCTGTGCTTGGCCTCGCCGACGTCCTCGGCCAGAACCGCGAGGACACCTGCAAGCTTGCCGCGATCATCAGACCTGATGCCGCAGGCGTCCTTGAACAGACGCCCGTAGCCCCCGTTGAAATCCTGCACTGCCCGCTCCACGGCCCCGCACAGGAAGCCTCCCTCGGCCCGCAGAACCTCGTCGGCGGAGTTCGCGGCACTGATCAGCGCGTCGGCCGCGCCGTCATCAAAAGCAATTGCCATACTAGGCCCCCAAACCAGAACAATAAATCCAACGACTAGCATAATTGCTGTTTGCGCAATTGGAAGGTCGTGGTGTTGGACGAATTTAGGAGGGTGTATGCCAGAGGATGCAAAGAAGCACCGGTTCCTGACCACGGAACAGGTGGCCGAGGAACTGAATGTGTCAGTGAACCGGGGCAGGGCGTTGCTCAAGCCGGTGATCTGCGGGCGTCCAGGTCCGGGGCCGTAGGAGCAGAAGCCGGAAGTCACCTTTTGGCTACAACCTGCTTGTGCCGCGGGTCACAAGTTCCGTTAGGGCGCCAACTTCCATAGGCTTGAAGGGTGATCTTCAAAGCTGTGGGCGAGGGACGCCCGTACCCTGACCATGGATACTCGGCGCCGCGGGACTGGGCTGCCTTGCCCCCGCGCCCTATCCGCCTCGATGAATTGGTAACCACCAAACGGACCTTGGATTTGGAGGCATTGTTGGCTGAGGACTCAACCTTCTTTGGCGACCTGTTCCCGCACGTTGTCCAGTACCAGGGCGTCATGTACCTCGAAGACGGGCTCCACCGGGCCGTCCGCACGGCGCTCCACCAAAGGACCGCGATTCACGCACGTGTATTGGTGATCGATGGCTAGGCGGACGGGTCCCACCAGTCCGGAGGCGTCCCCAGCAAAAAAACGTAAGCGTCCCAAGGATGTGACGCTGCTCCATGGCCACCACGTGGTCACCGGCCCGGAGCTCCGGGCCACCTTTGCCGAGGATGCCGCGGCCCAGAAGACCCGTTTCCGGCGCCGGCTGCTTCACGGAATTGTCCTGGTCCTGCTGGTGGGTGTGATCGCTGCCGGGGCGGTTGGAGCCTGGGCCATCATGAACGGCGTGATCAAAGTCCCCACCGCGATCGCCAGTAAAGCCCCAATGAGCCTGTGCCCCACCACCACGTTCGACTACGTTCCGAACGAAACAGTGAACCTCAACGTCTTTAACGCCACCTCCCGCGGCGGCCTGGCAGGTACCGTGGCTGAGCAATTTACTGCCCGGGGCTTCAAAGTGGCCTCGGTGGACAACAGCGAGACCGCCTACGCCGGAGTGGCCGTAGTAGTTTCCGGCGTCAAGGGCCAGGCGGCTGCTTTCAACGTCCAGCGCAACCTTGCCGGCACGGACTACTTCCAGGACAACCGTGAGGATGAGTCCGTGGATGTCATCCTCACCTCAGACTACGAAGGCCTGGTGGAACCGGAACTGGTGGATCAAACCCCGGGGAAGCTGCTGTGCCCGCGCGAAGACCTGCGCATTGCCGATAACTCCAAGTGGCCCATCATCCCGACGCTTCCAGCGGGGCCGTAACGGCAGGCAGCAACACCAGCGCCCCTGTACTAGCCCGCCAGGGCGTCGTGGATGGGGGCTTCCTGGACGGCTGCTTCCAGCCGAATCGGCCGCCCGGCGTCGTCGAAGCGTGCTCCCGCCCGAGCTGGATGAAATGTACGGTCTGCGCAGTGTGGGCTTCAACAGATGCGTGCGCTTCAACAGCTGCCTTGACCACGACGTCGGTGGCCGGGGCTGGTGGGTGAGTGTCGCCGTCGGGCGTTCGGTTGCGTCGTGCGGCGCTGGCAGACAGCGTTCCGTGAATGAGCCGCGCCAGCTGGGCGACGTCGACGTCCGGTAGGTAGCCCTGGCGGACGCCGTCTTGAAGGATGTCCTGCAGAAGGATGTTGAGGTCGCCCACGTGGTCCGCGAGCTTCGCGAAGGAACCGGGGGAGAGGACTGCGGCCATGGCAGGTCCCGGGGGCAGGTGGCGGCGGCTCAGATCTTCCACTTGCGCGCGGACGTAAAGGGCCAACCTGTCCACGGGGTTTTCCAGCGCGGCCAGTGAATCGCGGAGGTCAACAATGAAGCGCTCGGTCTCGTCCAGGGCGTACGCGATCAGCAGTTGTTCCATGTCCGCGTAATAGTTGTAGACGGCGGTACGGCCCACCCCCGCATGCCGGGCGACGTCGGTCATGGTCAGGCCGGGGAGGCCATGGGTGAAGAGGAGTTCACCGAAGGCAGTCAGGATCCTCCGCTGGGTCTCGGCGCGTTGGGCAGCATTCGTGGCGGCCGTGATCCTGGGCATATAGACACTTTACAGTGATCTGTCACTAAGAGCTGCGGGTTTCGTCAGGTGTCGCTGTTTCCTTCAGGCGCCCGGGCTGTGGTTTTGCGGATGACCAGATGCGGTGTCCGGACCACGCTGCCCGGTGACTTTGCCCCTTCAATCCGGTCCACGGCACGGCCGACGGCGGCGGCCGCAAGGCGCGGAGCGTCCTGGCTGACAGAGGATAACTGGACGTAACTCAGCTTGGCGAAGTTGCTGTCGTCATAGCCCAGCACCGATACATCTGAGGGGATGCTGATTCCCGCAGCCCTGAAGCTTTCCATGATTCCGAGGGCCGACCTGTCGTTGAAGGCGATGACTGCCGTTGGCAGATCAGCCTGAAGGATCTGCCCCGCGCTCATGCCGTCCTCCTCCCCGGGGCCGCCGGAAACAACCACGGGTTTCAGGCCGTGCCGGACCATCTCCCCGCGGTACGTCTCCCGGCGTATGTCCGACGAGACGGCAGTGCCGCCATCCACGTGGGTGATCCGGCGATGACCCAGGCTGACCAGATGGTCAACGGCCAGCACGATGCCGGCGTGATCGTCACTGCTGACCGAATCCACCTGCTCGCCCACGTCATCGCGCAGGAGGCTCACCACCGGCACCTGGCGGGCGTACTGTGCCAGATCATCCACGCTGAGAGTGGGGGCGATGATGATCAGCGCCTCGGCGCCGACGTCCAGCAAGGTCTCGATGGCGCGCGCCTCGGGTCTGCCGCCGGCCACTGCGCTCAGCGTTATCTCATAGCTCTTGGCAGACGCCTCAGCGTAGGCGGCATCGACGATTTCGGCGTGAAATGGCTGCGAGCTGGAAAAGGCGAGGCCCAGGAGTTTGGTCCTGCTGCTCCGCAGCAGCCTCGCGCGGGAGTCTGCCCGATAACCGAGATCGCTGGCCGCCTGCAGGACTCTTTGCCGGGTGGATTCCGCCGCGCCGGGGGCGCCCCGCATCACGATGGAAACCAAGGCCCGCGAGACGCCAGCCGCCTCGGCTACGTCCATCAGGGTGGGGCGGCGCTGCAGTTCTGACATATTTCCTCCAATTGCAACCAGTGTATAGAACGATCTAGACGGGACGTAAACCGCATGCCAGTATGGTCGGACTAGAACGATCTAGAAGACACAAGTAGGAGCTCCTATGGTTTACCTTCAGCATCCGGTCAGTGAAGACCGGCCGGTTCGTATTGCTCTGATCGGAGCGGGTTGGATTGGCAGTTTCCACGCCGAATCCGTTGCGCAGCGGATTCCCAATGCACGGCTGGAGGCCATCGCGGATCCGGCACTTCCCGCCGTCCAGGCACTGGCTGAGCGACTGGGGGTCCGCAAGATCAGTACAGACCCGGAGGATGTACTGAATGATCCCGAGGTGGACGCTGTCCTGATTTCCGCGCCGGCCCGCTTTCATTCCGGGCTGATCGCGGCGGCAGCACGTGCCGGTAAGCATGCCTTCTGCGAAAAGCCGGGCGGCCGTACTGTGGAAGAACTTGACGAGGCGCTGGAAGCAGCAGAGGCCGCAGGTGTGGTGGTCCAGTTCGGTTTCAACCGCCGCTACGCGGCAGATTTCGCTGCCGCCCGCCAACTCATCGATGATGGCGCTGTGGGAACACCGCAATTGTTGCGGTCCCTGACCCGCGACCCGGGAAGCAAGGACGGGATTGCCAATCCGGAGCGGATTGCACCCGGCACCATTTTCCTTGAGACCCTCATCCACGACTTTGATACCTTGAACTGGCTGAACCCCGGCGCTGTCCCTGTTCGCGTTCATGCGGTGGCTGATGCGCTGGTAGCTCCCGAGGCAAAAGGGGGCGGGCTGTTGGATACCGCTGTGGTCACGGTGACCTACAGCAACGGGGCCATTGCCGTGGCCGAGGCCAACTTCAACGCCCTGTACGGCTATGACGTGCGGGGAGAGGTTTTTGGCTCTGCGGGAATGGTGACGGCGGGAGGTCCGCAGGCCAGCTCGGCCACGAGCTACACCGCTGCCGGTATCAGTTCGGCCACCGTCCGTCTGAACGTGGACCTCTTTCACGATGCCTACACGGCTGAACTTGCCCACTTTGTGGATACGGTGAAGGCTGACCGCGATGGTACCCAGGCTCCCGCGGCGCAAGGTGCTGGCGGAACCGACGCGCGGAACGCCCTGGCCGTTGCCTTGGCTGCCACCCGTTCGGCCCACACCGGACTGCCGGTTGATGTGGCATCGATTGCCGCACTGCGTCCGGCGGAACCCGCGCTGCTCACTGTGGGGACAAAGCATGAGTTTCCGCCTGGCCGCATGCGCTGAAATGCTCTACGGCGAACTGCCCTTGACGGAGCGTGTGAAAAGGATCCACGGGCAAGGGTTCGAGGTGGAGCTGTGGGACACCCGGGGCCGGGACATCGCGGCCCTGGCAGCAACAGGAGCCCGGTTCTCGTCGATGAGCGGCTACTTTGGCGGCAGCCTCACTGATCCAAGCAGTGCCGAAGACGTGCTGGCTTCCGCGGAGAAGTTGATTCCCGTGGCGCTTGAACTTGGCGTCGAGCGGATGGTGGTCCACCCTGCCGAGCTCGGTGAGGGCGGCCGGGCCGTCCGACCGGTTCACAGGTCCACAGGCGAGATGTGGCTAACCGGCAGAAGCACCCTCGAACGGCTGGGGGCGCTGGGAGAGAAGCACGGAGTGACCTTCGCGCTGGAGAACCTGAACACCATCCTGGACCACCCCGGAATCCCTTTGGCGAGGGCCAAAGACACCCTGGCGTTGGTCTCCGCGGTCAACCACTCCAAC
Above is a genomic segment from Arthrobacter sp. YN containing:
- a CDS encoding LytR C-terminal domain-containing protein, with the protein product MTLLHGHHVVTGPELRATFAEDAAAQKTRFRRRLLHGIVLVLLVGVIAAGAVGAWAIMNGVIKVPTAIASKAPMSLCPTTTFDYVPNETVNLNVFNATSRGGLAGTVAEQFTARGFKVASVDNSETAYAGVAVVVSGVKGQAAAFNVQRNLAGTDYFQDNREDESVDVILTSDYEGLVEPELVDQTPGKLLCPREDLRIADNSKWPIIPTLPAGP
- a CDS encoding type II toxin-antitoxin system VapB family antitoxin gives rise to the protein MIFKAVGEGRPYPDHGYSAPRDWAALPPRPIRLDELVTTKRTLDLEALLAEDSTFFGDLFPHVVQYQGVMYLEDGLHRAVRTALHQRTAIHARVLVIDG
- a CDS encoding Gfo/Idh/MocA family oxidoreductase: MVYLQHPVSEDRPVRIALIGAGWIGSFHAESVAQRIPNARLEAIADPALPAVQALAERLGVRKISTDPEDVLNDPEVDAVLISAPARFHSGLIAAAARAGKHAFCEKPGGRTVEELDEALEAAEAAGVVVQFGFNRRYAADFAAARQLIDDGAVGTPQLLRSLTRDPGSKDGIANPERIAPGTIFLETLIHDFDTLNWLNPGAVPVRVHAVADALVAPEAKGGGLLDTAVVTVTYSNGAIAVAEANFNALYGYDVRGEVFGSAGMVTAGGPQASSATSYTAAGISSATVRLNVDLFHDAYTAELAHFVDTVKADRDGTQAPAAQGAGGTDARNALAVALAATRSAHTGLPVDVASIAALRPAEPALLTVGTKHEFPPGRMR
- a CDS encoding LacI family DNA-binding transcriptional regulator, translating into MSELQRRPTLMDVAEAAGVSRALVSIVMRGAPGAAESTRQRVLQAASDLGYRADSRARLLRSSRTKLLGLAFSSSQPFHAEIVDAAYAEASAKSYEITLSAVAGGRPEARAIETLLDVGAEALIIIAPTLSVDDLAQYARQVPVVSLLRDDVGEQVDSVSSDDHAGIVLAVDHLVSLGHRRITHVDGGTAVSSDIRRETYRGEMVRHGLKPVVVSGGPGEEDGMSAGQILQADLPTAVIAFNDRSALGIMESFRAAGISIPSDVSVLGYDDSNFAKLSYVQLSSVSQDAPRLAAAAVGRAVDRIEGAKSPGSVVRTPHLVIRKTTARAPEGNSDT
- a CDS encoding TIM barrel protein, with product MSFRLAACAEMLYGELPLTERVKRIHGQGFEVELWDTRGRDIAALAATGARFSSMSGYFGGSLTDPSSAEDVLASAEKLIPVALELGVERMVVHPAELGEGGRAVRPVHRSTGEMWLTGRSTLERLGALGEKHGVTFALENLNTILDHPGIPLARAKDTLALVSAVNHSNVRMMLDLYHAQIGEGNLIELVRAALPWVGEIQVADVPGRCEPGTGEVNYRGVADALRKAGYAGVIGLEAKAAGGDDLQSGDAALAAFRAAFES